The following proteins are encoded in a genomic region of Comamonas resistens:
- a CDS encoding FAD-binding oxidoreductase: MTSTALLESLRQIVGTTHVLTDGDLTAYEQDWRKRVHGKSLAVVRPGNTAEVAGVIKACAAAGVQVVPQGGNTGLSVGSTPDQTGQQIVLSLTRLNAVRHIDKDNLTFTIEAGCILQNLQELADQQGLLFPLSLAAEGSCTIGGNLGTNAGGTQVVRYGNTRELCLGLEVVTPQGEIWDGLKGLRKDNTGYDLRDLFIGSEGTLGIITAATMKLFPQPAAQLTAFAAVPSMEAAVRLLGLAHQHLGAGLTGFEVMGQFALSLVVKHMPQLRVPFTEKGADMGDEAPYCVLLENSDSESEQHARLRFEHLLELAFEDGCVVNAVVAENLTQAHDLWHIRESIPLAQAEEGLNIKHDISVAASRIPAFVEHADAVLKREIPGVRLVNFGHLGDGNLHYNVQVPEGEDGKAFLRDKEALVNHLVYEAVDAFGGSFSAEHGVGALKTDKLEKYQSPVALQMMRAIKQALDPQGIMNPGVILSRA; encoded by the coding sequence ATGACTTCCACCGCTTTGCTTGAATCCCTGCGCCAGATTGTGGGCACCACCCATGTGCTGACCGACGGCGATCTGACCGCCTACGAGCAGGACTGGCGCAAGCGCGTACACGGCAAGTCCCTGGCAGTGGTGCGCCCCGGCAACACGGCCGAGGTGGCCGGCGTGATCAAGGCCTGTGCCGCTGCCGGCGTGCAGGTCGTGCCTCAGGGCGGCAACACCGGCCTCTCGGTAGGCTCCACGCCTGATCAGACGGGCCAGCAGATCGTGCTCAGTCTCACGCGCCTGAATGCCGTGCGCCATATCGACAAGGACAATCTGACCTTCACCATCGAGGCCGGCTGCATTCTGCAGAACCTGCAGGAACTGGCAGACCAGCAAGGACTGCTGTTCCCGCTGTCGCTGGCCGCCGAAGGCAGCTGCACGATTGGCGGCAATCTGGGCACCAACGCCGGCGGCACGCAGGTGGTGCGCTACGGCAATACGCGCGAGCTCTGCCTGGGCCTCGAAGTGGTGACGCCCCAGGGCGAGATCTGGGACGGTCTCAAAGGCCTGCGCAAGGACAACACCGGCTACGACCTGCGCGATCTGTTCATAGGCAGCGAAGGCACGCTGGGCATCATCACCGCCGCCACCATGAAGCTGTTCCCGCAACCCGCCGCCCAGCTCACGGCCTTTGCCGCCGTGCCCTCCATGGAAGCCGCCGTGCGCCTGCTGGGCCTGGCGCACCAGCATCTGGGTGCGGGGCTGACGGGCTTTGAAGTCATGGGCCAGTTTGCGCTAAGCCTGGTCGTCAAGCATATGCCGCAGCTGCGCGTGCCCTTCACCGAAAAGGGGGCCGACATGGGCGACGAAGCCCCCTATTGCGTGCTGCTGGAGAACAGCGACAGCGAGTCCGAACAGCATGCGCGCCTGCGCTTCGAACATTTGCTGGAGCTGGCCTTTGAAGACGGCTGCGTAGTCAACGCCGTGGTGGCGGAGAACCTGACCCAGGCCCACGACCTCTGGCATATCCGCGAGAGCATTCCCCTGGCCCAGGCCGAGGAAGGCCTGAACATCAAGCACGATATCTCGGTCGCCGCCTCGCGCATTCCCGCTTTTGTCGAGCATGCCGATGCCGTGCTCAAGCGCGAGATTCCCGGCGTGCGTCTGGTCAACTTCGGCCATCTGGGCGACGGCAATCTGCACTACAACGTGCAGGTGCCCGAAGGCGAGGACGGCAAGGCCTTTCTGCGCGACAAGGAGGCCCTGGTCAACCACCTGGTCTATGAGGCCGTGGACGCCTTCGGCGGCTCGTTCTCGGCCGAGCATGGCGTGGGCGCGCTCAAGACGGACAAGCTCGAAAAATACCAGTCTCCCGTTGCCCTGCAGATGATGCGCGCCATCAAGCAGGCTCTGGACCCGCAGGGCATCATGAACCCCGGCGTGATTCTGTCCCGTGCCTAA
- a CDS encoding IS3 family transposase (programmed frameshift), producing MPSPKNRTNVEVLGPQKRRRWSPQEKLAMVQQSYEPRYSVSLVARQHGVNANQLFLWRKLHQQGELMPVAAGESTVPAAQLADAMRQIRELQRLLGKKTMEAEILKEAVEWGRGKKLSCALALAAGGHPMKRVCDVLGVARSAAVKRRLRSSDWTDGRQRRQNDDLGLVEQLRSAIENLPSYGYRRAWALLRRERACQGLPAVNHKRVYRVMRTHGLLLQRRAPAVRAQRRHHGRVSVEASNQRWCSDGFEFRCDNGEAVRTTFALDCCDREAMSWVASTEGYTGDDVRDVMLAAVERRFGNALPDRPIQWLSDNGSAYTAALTRSFARDVGLEPVNTPVSSPQSNGMAESFVRTMKRDYVNFMSKPDARTAIGNLAIAFEHYNEHHSHSALRYHSPREFRRKGMATR from the exons ATGCCTAGTCCTAAAAATCGAACGAACGTAGAGGTCCTGGGGCCACAGAAGCGCCGCCGCTGGTCGCCGCAGGAGAAGCTGGCGATGGTCCAGCAAAGCTATGAACCCCGCTACAGCGTGTCGCTGGTGGCCCGTCAGCACGGCGTCAACGCGAACCAGTTGTTCCTGTGGCGCAAGCTGCACCAACAGGGAGAGCTGATGCCGGTGGCCGCGGGCGAGAGCACGGTGCCTGCGGCTCAGTTGGCCGATGCCATGCGCCAGATCCGAGAGTTGCAGCGCCTGCTGGGCAAGAAAACCATGGAGGCCGAGATCCTCAAGGAGGCCGTTGAGTGGGGGCGCG GCAAAAAACTATCTTGCGCGCTCGCCCTTGCTGCCGGGGGACACCCAATGAAACGGGTCTGTGATGTTCTCGGCGTGGCGCGCTCAGCGGCTGTCAAGCGACGGCTGCGCAGCAGTGATTGGACCGATGGTCGCCAGCGTCGCCAAAACGATGATCTGGGCCTGGTGGAGCAACTGCGCTCGGCCATCGAGAACCTGCCCAGCTACGGCTACCGCCGGGCCTGGGCGCTGCTACGGCGCGAGCGGGCCTGCCAAGGGCTGCCTGCGGTCAACCACAAGCGGGTCTACCGGGTCATGCGCACGCACGGCTTGCTGTTGCAACGCCGAGCCCCTGCGGTGCGTGCACAGCGCCGCCATCATGGGCGAGTCTCGGTGGAGGCAAGCAACCAGCGCTGGTGTTCGGACGGCTTCGAGTTCCGCTGTGACAACGGCGAGGCCGTGCGCACGACGTTTGCGCTGGACTGCTGCGACCGCGAGGCGATGAGCTGGGTGGCCTCCACAGAAGGCTACACGGGTGACGATGTGCGCGACGTGATGCTGGCTGCCGTGGAGCGGCGCTTCGGCAATGCACTGCCAGATAGGCCCATCCAATGGCTCTCGGACAATGGTTCAGCCTACACGGCCGCGTTGACCCGCAGCTTCGCCCGCGATGTGGGCCTGGAGCCGGTGAACACGCCAGTGAGTAGTCCCCAGAGCAATGGGATGGCAGAGTCGTTCGTCAGGACTATGAAGCGTGACTATGTGAACTTCATGTCCAAGCCCGATGCCCGCACAGCCATTGGCAACCTGGCCATCGCCTTCGAGCACTACAACGAGCACCATTCCCATAGCGCCCTGCGGTATCACTCGCCACGCGAGTTCCGCCGAAAGGGCATGGCAACCCGTTAA